Genomic DNA from Marnyiella aurantia:
ATTTACAATCTTTGTCCAGTCATTACCGAAGTGTCAACATCAAGGTGATGAAACTGGGTGGGATAACTCCAGCCCTCGAAATGATCTCGGCAGCGCACAGTTTCGGCTTCAAGGTGATGATTGGCTGCATGACGGAATCGACCGTCGGAATTTCTGCAGGTATGGCATTGGCCGGACTTTGCGATTATGCAGATCTGGACGGAGCGAATCTGATTTCCAATGATTTTGCTGAAGGCAGCAAGGTGGTTGAAGGCAAATTGCTTCTGTCTGAAGCCCCCGGCCTTGGGATCCGGTTGATCTAATTCAGCGGGCGGTAAAATTTGAGCCTTTGGCAGGTAAACATTAAATTTGGTTTTTATTTCGGTATGGACATAACAAATGAGGTTTTAATTGAGGGAATTCGAAGTGGAAACAAACGCTTACTGGCCAAAGCCATTACGCTTGTAGAGAGCAAGAAGCCCGAACACCGGGAACAGGCCGAAGCTTTACTTCAGGAAATAATGCCTTTTTCAGGAAACTCCGTCAGAATCGGTATCACCGGCGTACCGGGCGCAGGTAAATCTACATTCATTGAAAGCTTTGGAAAACTGGCTATAGAAAAAGGACATAAGGTTGCTGTCCTGGCCATTGATCCCAGTTCTTCATTAAATAAAGGTTCTATACTGGGCGATAAAACCCGCATGGAAGAACTCGCCCGGGAAGAAAATGCCTTTATCCGGCCTTCACCCAGTTCAGGATTTCTTGGAGGAATTGCCAATACTACTTTCGAGACGATGCTTCTGTGTGAGGCTGCAGGTTATGACTGCATACTGATTGAGACGGTAGGGGTGGGCCAGAGCGAAGTTTTGGTTTCCGAAATAACTGATGTTTTCCTTTTCCTGAAAATCATTGGGGGCGGCGATGAGCTTCAGGGCATAAAGCGCGGAATAATGGAGATGGTAGACCTTATCTTCATCAACAAAGTAGATTCGGAAAACATACTCGCTGCCAAAAGGACAAAAACCGAACTGATGCGGGCACTACACTTTCTCCATCCTAAGGAAAAGGACTGGAAAGTGCCGGTAGTGCTGGGCTCAGCATTAAATCATGAAGGCCTTAAGGACGTGTACAGCAATATAGAACGCTTTATTGAACTTAAACGTAAGAGTGGCCGCTTCCAGGAAGTCAGAATGTTACAGGCAGCCCACCGTTTCGAATTCTGGGTACAGGAATATATCCGTATAATGACTCAAAAAGAAAATTCCGCAGAGAACTTATTTATTCAGCATAAAAAAAATGCCTCCGAACTGAAAGGCAATCCCAGTTCGGAAGCAAAGAAGTTTGTAAATGAAATACTGAAAAAGACTATTTCCTGACAGTTTCGTTTGCAGCGATATACCCGTCATAAGATATTGGCTGGCGGTCGGTTGTATCTACAGAGACAAAAGCTTTTCCATTGCTATAAACTTCAATGTTGATCATACTGATATGTGAAACATCATTTGGCCTGATCATGAATACTGCATTACCTTTTTTAGACGTTGATTTCTGGACTGTAAAATCCTCAGACGTAAACCGTAAACTCTGTTTATTAGTGTCGTAACCATTGCTGTTGTACAGCCTTCCGAAATAGGGTAATGTGCAGGTCAGTTTTTCCTTCTCTATAACAAGTGTGTACCCACTGTCCAGAGTAGTCAATCGGGTTGGCGTATAATTCGGAATCGCGTTGGTAACCGCATTAATATCCGCCCCTACTGCATTTGCTTTCTGTGCATGGAAGGTGAAGTCACCGGCGCTTGTAAGTTGCTGTGTAGCTGCCGGCTCCAGGTAGTTTTGCGAAGAACAGTTCAGGAACAGTCCCAGGCCTACAATCATTAAAAATATATTTTTCATTTTTTTTGAATTTATTTATAAGTTGTTAGCTTATATTCAGCAAATCTAAGACCGTAAATTTATTGGAATAATAATTGCAAAACCGTAGAAATCAAATATCATTTACTATGAAACTTATAAACACAATCGGAATAGGCGCCATGATGTTCGCGGCAGTTGCATGTTCAACTAATCCAATTACCGGAAGAAGATCTCTTCAGTTAGCAAATGATGCAGAAATTGCGTCAATGGCTGCCCAGGAGTATCAGAAAACAATAACCCAGTCTAAAATAATCAGCGGCACCACACAGGCAAAAAGTGTTGCCAATGTGGGAACACGTATAAAGAATGCGGCTTACAATTATTATAAAACCTTAGGACGCGAAGGCGACCTGACCAATTATCAGTGGGAGTTTAAACTTATTGACAACAAGCAGATTAATGCCTGGTGTATGCCTGGTGGTAAAGTGGCGGTATATACAGGTATTATGCCGGTTACACAAAATGATACAGGGCTGGCAGTTGTAATGGGCCATGAAGTTTCCCATGCATTAGCCGGACACGGTAACGAAAGAATTTCACAGGCTATGGTTGCCCAACTTGGTGGGGCGGTTATTGGTTCGCAGGTATCGGGCGGCCAATGGGGTGCTATTTTTGAGCAGGTTTATCCAATTGGTGCACAGGTAGGTCTTATGGCTTACGGGCGTAAACAGGAACTGGAAGCAGATCAGATGGGCCTATACCTTATGGGTATGGCAGGATACGATCCAAGACAGGCAATACCATTCTGGCAGCGTATGGAATCTGCCTCAACCGGAGCACAGCGTCCGCCGGAGTTCCTTTCCACTCACCCGGGGCCGGAAAACCGTCAGGCCGCATTAAATTCGTATATGGATAAAGCTCTGACTTATTACAGAGCAGCGGGCGGGAAATAATAAATAACAAACAGTAACTTACAGACCTTCTCAATATTTTATAAATTTGGGAAGGTTTTTTAAATATAGCGATATGAAAAATTTAACCCTGGTGGGTATTATCCTCCTAGCTTTAGCCTTTTTACTGTACTACATGCTACCGGAATTTTCAATGGTTAAACTCTTTGAACCAATAAGTCTAATGGGCATACTTGCGGGAATCGGGATTGGTCTTATAATAGGTGGTGTTGTGGGCTATGTAAGCAAAGGTTCTGCGTTAAAAGAGGAGCAGAAAAGACGTGAGTACAAACAACTTCTGAAAGAAAAAGCTGAACTTGAGAAGATTGCCGCTGCGAATGCTGTAAATCAGAATACCACAGCCACCCAACCTTTAAACCGCGATAAAGAAAATACGCAGAACTTTTATTAGTCCTGCGTATTTGTTTTCTTAGAATTGGTAACCCAAGCCAGCCATCAGCATACTGGGTCGGTTATCATAGCGGATTACAGCATCCGTATTATTGTTTATGAACTCCCGCTGGTCTTTGGAGAAAGAACCTTCATATCTTCCGGAAATAATAATACTCCTTATTTTAACCTGAGCACCGAGTTGATACCCTACTGTAAAGTTATTTTCAGCGTTTTCCTTAAAGTCATTGTACTGGTTTTCTGAGCTTAGGTTGTGGCTGGCTACCGGACCTGCATAAATCCCTACTGTCTCCCCCCATACATTATAACCTAACAGCACAGGTAGGTCTGCACGGTTACTTTTTGCTTCAATCTTTGAGTCAGTGATTGGCTCGGTAAGTTCATTTGTAAATGTAGTGTAGTAAAGTTCAGGCATTACAAATAGGCCGCTTACCAGATTAACCTTCACGGAAAGACCTGCGTTAAAGCCTACATTGGTTTTACCTTCAGCTTCAAAAGCCTCCTCGGCACCTGCCTTTACACTTTCCCAGGTTGGTTTTCCCGCCGGAAAAAGACCGTGAGCTTTAACAGCAACCGCCACCTGAGCGGATGCACATACAGAAGTGAAGACGAGCGCAGTGGCTAATAGTTTAATTTTCATCAGTCTTAGGATTAGTTACAATATTTTCAATGGATGTTTTGTCGTTCGTCAGGAAATATTCCCGGAGTTCTTTAAACAGTTCTGAGGAATAAACGAAGTCAATAAGATTTTTATTGCGTGCAGTAATTACATTATCCTTATTGCCTTCCCATTCCTTAATACCCAGACGCAGGTAAACAATTTTTTCGCCAATTGTCATTACCGAGTTCATATCGTGAGTATTTATGATCGTTGTAGTTTTGTATTCCTTTGTAATATCAACCAAAAGATCATCAATAACATTCGCAGTGTACGGATCCAGACCGGAATTAGGTTCGTCACAGAAAAGGTATTTCGGGTTGTTTACAATGGCACGTGCAATGGCCACTCTTTTCTGCATTCCGCCCGATATTTCTGCCGGAAACTTTCTGCCCGCCTTATCCAGGTGTACCCTTCCCATTACATCAAAAACCCGTCTTTTCTTCTCCCTGAATGTCAGGTTGGTAAACATATCCAGCGGAAACATAATGTTTTCCTCCACGGTCATGGAGTCAAACAGTGCACTACCCTGAAATACAGTGCCGATTTCGGCGCGCAGGATCTGCTTTTCCTCACGTTTCATTTGTGTAATATCGCGACCGTCAAAAAGTATCCCACCACTCGTAGGTTCGTAAACATTGAGCAGCGATTTCAGAAAGACAGTCTTGCCGGAGCCACTTTGCCCGATAATGAGATTTACCTTGCCGGTCTCAAAGGTTGTGGATATACCTTTAAGGACTTCAGTTTCGTCAAATTTTTTACGGAGGTCTTTAATTTCTATCATTACCCTAAAATAATCTGTGTTAATATTAATTCTGAAATAATGATGAAAACCATGGTCCAAACTACAGCCTGCGTGCTGGACCGTCCTACTTCCAGCGAGCCACCGCTTACGTTATATCCAAAAAAAGAGGGAACACTGGCAATAATAAAGGCGAAAACGATCGTTTTAATAAATGCGTAATAATAAAACAGCATTGGCATATACATTTGCACCCCCGTTGTAAAATCCGAAATGGTCCAGTTGCCAGTAAGTTCGCCAGCTGCGAACCCTCCCATAATACCTACCGCCATACTTAAGCCTATAAGCAGCGGATTGTAGATGACGCAGGCCAGTATCTTTGGCAAAATCAGAAAGTTGGGTGAGTTTACACCCATAATATCCAATGCATCTATCTGTTCTGTAACCCTCATCGTACCAATACTGGAAGCGATATAAGAACCCACCTTACCGGCAAGAATGAGGCTGATGATAGTGGGTGAAAATTCCAGTACGAGAACCGCTTTAGTTGCATATCCAATAAATGGTGTAGGGATCGGTATAGATGAGGAACTGAAATTATTGAACATCTGGATGGCGGTAACGGCTCCTACAAAGACGGAAGTGAAGACTACCAATCCAAATGAATTTACACCCAGATCATTTATTTCCCTGAAAAAAAGTTTAATGAAAACCGACATTTTCTGTGGTGTTCTTATGGCTTTTCCAAGCAGCAGAAAATATTCTCCGAAGGCGGTTAGGAACTTTTTAATCATTCTGCTAAATTAATGTTTTTAAAATAAAAATTTCGCCGGATCAGCCTGCTTTTTTGTCTCCCCCAATCACCAGAAATACAGTTTTTAAGATGATGACCAAATCCAGGACCATGCTCCAGTTTTTTACGTAAAAGGTGTCAGCAAGAATGCGTTTTTTCATTTCAATACTCATATCGCCATAATCGCCCCGCAACCCGTTTACCTGTGCCAGACCTGTAATCCCCGGCTTTACCATACTCCGGATGGCGTACCGGCCGATACGGGTTTTATAGTAGTCATCCACCAGCAGCATATGGGGCCGCGGCCCCACGACGGACATATGTCCCAGAAGGACATTAATGAACTGAGGCATTTCATCAATACTCGTAAACCGGAGGAATTTTCCCACTGCAGTTATCCGGTCATCGTTCTTCTGTGTAGTTCTGGTAGTAGATTCCCCATTAACCACCATCGTGCGGAATTTTATGCAGTGAAAAACCCGGTCATGCAGGCCATATCGCTTTTGCCTGAAGAAAACCGGTCCTTTGCTGTCCAGCTTAATAAGCAGTGCTATAAAAGGAAATAACCATGAACAGACCGTGACAAGGATTATAAGTGAAAACAGAAGATCCCAAACGCGTTTCAGGAAGAAATTGGTGAAATATTGCAGCGGGAATTTAGCTTGTGTAAGTACAGGCTGTGTTTCTATATAATTTAGTTCATAATTGAAGAAATTACTGTGGTCAACTTCCGGAATAAGTGCAATGCGAACCTTGCAGAGTTCCGCCTGGCGGAAAATTTCACTTCGTACTTCGGTTGATATACCTGCATTATCAGCCGGCATATACAGTGTGTAGATTCCGTTCTGACGCCAGAATTCCACAAGCTCTTCAGTTTTTACAGGTCCATCCGGGTAATCATAGATGATTAGACCATAATCATTACGGGTGCGCAACACCTCTTCAAGAATTTGCAGTGCATCACTCTTCGCGCCCAGAAACATTATATTCCGGATGTTAATACCCATACTGCGTATGGACTTCAGCAGGAAGAAAATTGCAGACTTTAGCAGGAAAAAGATGATGAATATGCTGATTGCCAAATCGAAACGTTCGCTTTTCAGAAAAATGTTATTGCTCACTTTTCCAAGCAGGATAATCCCGAACAGAAAGATAAGAATATGTGTTACTATCCTTTCAAGATACAGCGTATAGGTAAGGTTCCTGGGGATATCATACAGTCGCGTTCGCCCACTCAGCAGTATCCAGAAAAGGGTAAGCAGCAGGATAGACATTGAGTTCTGCTCCCAGTCTATATCCTTTATCTTAAGGTCAATATTTCGTCGGATAAAGAAAAATACAAAAACTGCTGCGATAATCAGTATATCGAGCAGAATAATGAATCCTTTAAAATACCGTGAAAACCGAAGTTGTTGCATGAACTCAAATCA
This window encodes:
- a CDS encoding MlaE family ABC transporter permease, with product MIKKFLTAFGEYFLLLGKAIRTPQKMSVFIKLFFREINDLGVNSFGLVVFTSVFVGAVTAIQMFNNFSSSSIPIPTPFIGYATKAVLVLEFSPTIISLILAGKVGSYIASSIGTMRVTEQIDALDIMGVNSPNFLILPKILACVIYNPLLIGLSMAVGIMGGFAAGELTGNWTISDFTTGVQMYMPMLFYYYAFIKTIVFAFIIASVPSFFGYNVSGGSLEVGRSSTQAVVWTMVFIIISELILTQIILG
- a CDS encoding DUF4251 domain-containing protein, coding for MKNIFLMIVGLGLFLNCSSQNYLEPAATQQLTSAGDFTFHAQKANAVGADINAVTNAIPNYTPTRLTTLDSGYTLVIEKEKLTCTLPYFGRLYNSNGYDTNKQSLRFTSEDFTVQKSTSKKGNAVFMIRPNDVSHISMINIEVYSNGKAFVSVDTTDRQPISYDGYIAANETVRK
- the meaB gene encoding methylmalonyl Co-A mutase-associated GTPase MeaB, which translates into the protein MDITNEVLIEGIRSGNKRLLAKAITLVESKKPEHREQAEALLQEIMPFSGNSVRIGITGVPGAGKSTFIESFGKLAIEKGHKVAVLAIDPSSSLNKGSILGDKTRMEELAREENAFIRPSPSSGFLGGIANTTFETMLLCEAAGYDCILIETVGVGQSEVLVSEITDVFLFLKIIGGGDELQGIKRGIMEMVDLIFINKVDSENILAAKRTKTELMRALHFLHPKEKDWKVPVVLGSALNHEGLKDVYSNIERFIELKRKSGRFQEVRMLQAAHRFEFWVQEYIRIMTQKENSAENLFIQHKKNASELKGNPSSEAKKFVNEILKKTIS
- a CDS encoding outer membrane beta-barrel protein, coding for MKIKLLATALVFTSVCASAQVAVAVKAHGLFPAGKPTWESVKAGAEEAFEAEGKTNVGFNAGLSVKVNLVSGLFVMPELYYTTFTNELTEPITDSKIEAKSNRADLPVLLGYNVWGETVGIYAGPVASHNLSSENQYNDFKENAENNFTVGYQLGAQVKIRSIIISGRYEGSFSKDQREFINNNTDAVIRYDNRPSMLMAGLGYQF
- a CDS encoding M48 family metallopeptidase, which encodes MKLINTIGIGAMMFAAVACSTNPITGRRSLQLANDAEIASMAAQEYQKTITQSKIISGTTQAKSVANVGTRIKNAAYNYYKTLGREGDLTNYQWEFKLIDNKQINAWCMPGGKVAVYTGIMPVTQNDTGLAVVMGHEVSHALAGHGNERISQAMVAQLGGAVIGSQVSGGQWGAIFEQVYPIGAQVGLMAYGRKQELEADQMGLYLMGMAGYDPRQAIPFWQRMESASTGAQRPPEFLSTHPGPENRQAALNSYMDKALTYYRAAGGK
- a CDS encoding exopolysaccharide biosynthesis polyprenyl glycosylphosphotransferase, which codes for MQQLRFSRYFKGFIILLDILIIAAVFVFFFIRRNIDLKIKDIDWEQNSMSILLLTLFWILLSGRTRLYDIPRNLTYTLYLERIVTHILIFLFGIILLGKVSNNIFLKSERFDLAISIFIIFFLLKSAIFFLLKSIRSMGINIRNIMFLGAKSDALQILEEVLRTRNDYGLIIYDYPDGPVKTEELVEFWRQNGIYTLYMPADNAGISTEVRSEIFRQAELCKVRIALIPEVDHSNFFNYELNYIETQPVLTQAKFPLQYFTNFFLKRVWDLLFSLIILVTVCSWLFPFIALLIKLDSKGPVFFRQKRYGLHDRVFHCIKFRTMVVNGESTTRTTQKNDDRITAVGKFLRFTSIDEMPQFINVLLGHMSVVGPRPHMLLVDDYYKTRIGRYAIRSMVKPGITGLAQVNGLRGDYGDMSIEMKKRILADTFYVKNWSMVLDLVIILKTVFLVIGGDKKAG
- a CDS encoding ABC transporter ATP-binding protein; protein product: MIEIKDLRKKFDETEVLKGISTTFETGKVNLIIGQSGSGKTVFLKSLLNVYEPTSGGILFDGRDITQMKREEKQILRAEIGTVFQGSALFDSMTVEENIMFPLDMFTNLTFREKKRRVFDVMGRVHLDKAGRKFPAEISGGMQKRVAIARAIVNNPKYLFCDEPNSGLDPYTANVIDDLLVDITKEYKTTTIINTHDMNSVMTIGEKIVYLRLGIKEWEGNKDNVITARNKNLIDFVYSSELFKELREYFLTNDKTSIENIVTNPKTDEN